Within the Drosophila melanogaster chromosome 3R genome, the region TATTGGCTAACTCGCCAGCCACTGCGGCCACCATTGAAGCTAACGCCAGTGGTAATATTATCACGCTGCGCAATCCCATGTTCCATCAGGGCAATGGGCCAGTGGCCGGCGGAGGCATGATGCCgcccaatcccaatccaatGCCGCCAGGTGAGTGGTTCTTCTACTTGTCGCAATTTCATATACGATAATAACCAACATATATTAACTATTCGTTGCAGTGCGCAGCTTTGGCGCCGGACTTCCGGTTCCTCCAGCCATGTCCTTGGATCAGCCTGCCGCAATCATCAAGAACGAGAACGGCATGTTTACCATACGCAATCCGGCGCTTCACCAGGCTGTGACCAATGGCCTGGCCATGGGAGGCTATCGCCAGTTCGGTGGCAATGTCAACTATTACACGCCCCAAGAGGCTGTGGCGGAAGCGGCACGAGCCGCCCAGCaaaagctgcagcagcagcagcaggccgGTAGTGCGGCCCCAGTTGCTCATGGAGGCGGCGACAGCTCGAATTTCTCCTACTTCTCCAGTGGATCGGCCAGTGGCAACGGCAGCGGAAGCAGCAACGGCGGCAACGGGACGCACAACAATATCAGTATTAGCTGTACCAACGTTCCCCCAACCAGCGCCGAAAGTCCTGGCCGATTGGTCGGCGAGGCGGCAGTAATTGCCCGTCCCAAGCACTCACAGAAATGTCTATCGGCTATTGGCAGTGAGCTGAAACAGAAGGCCAGCAAGTGGCCGTGCTttggtcagcagcagcagcagcagcagcagcagcaggattaTAGCAATAGTGCTGGCGGCTCTACGAGCGGAGTGCCACTGCAGGAGCAGTACCAGCAGTCGAGCTACTACAATGGTTTCGAGGTTTTCTCGGCGGCAGCGGCTACCGCATCGCACGGTCCTGGAAACGGCGGCGTATCGACCGATTGCCACATGCATCACAACTGTGGCGACGACTCTCCGCCGCCCACCATCACCGGTTTCAATTCCTATCTGGAGGGCATTCCGAACACCGGAGTCATTCGCTACGACGACGCCGCCTTTCTCAAGAACTTGATACCGGGCCAGCATCTCAACAACGAGGTGCGTTACggatatgataactgtttgtGGGAGCACGATCTCTATTCGAACTATCAAACTTATCCGTTGCCCAATCCATTCACCTCATTCTTCTCATCCTAATTATTTTCTGTAACtgcacatttttaatttgaccttgcacacaaaaaaaaaaaaaaaacaaaaaaaaaaaaaaagaatgaaaaggTTACATCGCAAGAAAATGTATTTCCCTTTGCCCTTTGCTGCAATAAAATCCACAaatctttatttttagttttcctAAAATGTCACATGCTCTTCTTGCATTCGTGCATTCGTATTTTTGCAGGTCTCCATACACAATATTTCGGAGTCCAACTTCACGCGCAACAACGCGTCGCCGTCGCCGCATCACGTGGAGATCACCAGCGTGTTTGGAAACCGGGCACGCTCCTCCAACGCCTAtgatccgcagcagcagccgccaccCGTTCCGGGTGCCAACTACTGCGACAACGTGGCCGCCGACTACGGCAGTGGTTAGTTTATACATGTTACATGGCTAAGAGTCCTCAATCCAATTGACCCATTTGTACATATTTGCAGATTCCCACCTCTTCGTGCAGAACAATCTGCTGACGCGAATGGCACAGCCGGCGGTTCCGCCGGACCCATTTGGCTATGACTTCGATCCCTCCTCGGTGGTGCCGGGCGGAGGATCGAAGGCGGCCAGCGTGGCCAGCGATCTGAACGAATTCCTGCGCCGCAGCCCGCTCAGCCAGCGAACATCGCCGTACAGCCAGGACGAGAATGCCGCCGCCCTGGAAACCTTCGTGCAGAACATGAACGCACTGCAGATCGCCACGGATGCGGAGTGCTCGCGGCTGAATGGCACGGGAACTGGAGGTGGGCCGAGCGATGTGGCCTCGGCGGACGCCACCGCCGGAGGAGCTGCCAATGCGGCCGCCGCCTGGTGGTGAGCCACATGACACGAGGTGCGCTGCCTGGCCAGCAGATTGAGTTGAACTCCTCACATTCATAACAGTCTCTCACATACGCAGACATTTCATCGATGAAaagcagaaagaaaaaaaaaaaaacgaaacataaaaattcaaaaaaccgaaaacgcATCCAAGAAATCATTCAAAATGACTTAGGAGTCAATTTCAATGTTTCaacaaaaaagagaaaaataaagaaaaattaacTCAAATGGAAGTTCACATATCCTGCgattgtgtgtttttattcaattccccttaaattaactaaatctATGCTAATAATCAAAGCTAAATTATCAAAATGAGCTTTATTTCTCCTTGCgattttaattgttaattgtatTTTGTTATAATTGATAAAACAATGCCGACTAAATTGAAACTGGTTGGGGATTTTGGATTTAttgttaaattttcaatttgatgctagtaaatataaaaacgtTACGCTTAAATAGCAAGAATTAGTTGCCGTCGAGTGGCTAAAATACTTGAGTGCTTTCACATCTCGAAGACGAGCGATCCGGAGGCGTAGCTAACGCTGGAGTCCTCAATGTCCTGACACTGGCTGCTCTGGGCGTACTTGAGGAACTTGAAACTCATCTTGTCGTAGCCCTGATCCTGCAGTGCCTTCACGGCGCCTAGCATTACTCCGATGGGATGGCGTCCGCATATCGTATTGTTGTACTTGCGCAAGTACTCGGTGAAGGAGTGCGGATTGAGCGACTCAATGATGTCCATGCCCTGCTTGTCCAGCTTCTCGATGGACTTGTGAATCGCTCCGCAGGAGCTGTCATAGTAGGTATAGCTGAAGCGATGGCCCCAGTGGCAAAAGTCGGAAGATATCACAAACAGATTGGTGGGGTCCATCAGATACGAGGACAGCAGGCTGCCGTACTGCGCCTCCTGTTCGGGATTGAGCGAACCCACCAGAATAGGCACAATGGTGAACTGATCCTTGTAGCTGCAGCAGTGCTATTACTTAGTAAAACGCCTCGAGCATATATTCAAATCCACTTACTCCTCCATCACTTTGGCAATGTAGGGTAAATGCATCTCGATGGAGTGTTCATCCTCGTCAGTCTTCATGTCCATCCAAGAAAACTTTCCAGTCTTCTCAAGCTCAGAGTTgactaaatataaataataaatgaaatcaataaaacatgcAATGCACCTTGTATTTGCAATCGACATACTCTGAGCATCAATTTTGAGATCATAGAGGGGTGTCCTGTACTTCTTCGCCACGGATAAGGCGCAGCCACGCAGACGCACATGATGCGAGGGACCCAGTATGAAGATTCGCTTGCTGCAAGCAAAGGTTCAATAAAACCGGATTGTCTTCGCGGAAATCTCGAATGTGAACTTCTTACACGACAACTGGGCTAACTTGGCGATAGGCAAAGGCAGCGCAGGCTCCACAGTACGTATATCCAGCATGTCTGTGGAATATCAATCAGTAAGTTCAATGGTGCTTATTGCAAGAATTCGGTTAAATCTTACGGAGCAATGATGGCACGAGCCGGTCCATGGGACAAATCTGCGGCACCCAGCCAACGATCCAACTGTCTCGAGAGCTCGGCGCCTGAAAAGCAaagtaaatacatttattaacGAATAAATAATATCGTAAACCATAATTCCCTGCTCAGGAATTGGTTTCAGTTTCGAAATCAACGAAAATAGTTGGCCAGTCGTTGCCtagcagcaaacaaacaaatatttcctGGTTTATAAGACTTTCACTAAATCGAGACTTATCACAGCAGCGATATAAAgttattaaatattgatttaaattttagttGAACATTCCGCGATGGAAACTGATAAGGAAAAACAAAGCGATGAGCTCATGAATCGCATTCGGAACGAGCTTACAGCTATATTATCTCAAGAGTAAGTTATCAAGTTacccaatatatatatatatatataaaagaagaaaaaaatcaaTCCATTTATAATCCTACAACAGGGCTGCTGATGATTCCGACAAGGAGGCGTCACAGGAACTGCTCCTGAGTCCCAATCCGCTGCCCATTTTCGGGCCCATAAGGAAAACAAGGAAAGCAAAATCGAGGAGTTCCAAGAAGAACAATAGTAAGGCCTCCTCCTCGTCCGCTGGCAGTACAAAGAGTTCGTCGTCGGGTACCAGATCATCTGAAGATCGTTTAACTGGAGGTGGAGCCCAGGAGAAGCCATCGGATCCGGTCTCCACATCCTCGAGCTATTCGCTAAGATCAGGATATGACGCTCCGCCCGTGGAGGCCAGTGCCCGTGCCGACTTCCTTGAATCGCAAGCGGCCAAAAGCATCGACGAAGATGTCCGGAAGATGCAGCTGGAGCTCAAGCAGAGCTACGAACTCTTCCAGGGCATTGGCGAGAAATTGGAGTCGGTTAGCTTCACGGGCTTGAAGGACCGCATACGGGACCTGCACCTAAACGAATCCAACAACGAGTTGGGCAAAGCGACGACTGCAGAGCTTCAGATGATGTTCGACCAGCGTTTCCTGCAAAATCGCCTGGACAAGCTATCCACGGACGCCACGCAGGGATTCCGTCGGCATCCCGGCGAATTCGGCGACATACCCGAGCTGAGCACCTTCTTCCAGGCATGCACTCAGTTGGAACGCGGACTGGATGCACTGCGTCAGCAGCGGCGGCGCAACAGCGAGCTGGAGAAGCGTCTGTGCTGGGCCACCGAAATCGCATACGATCGCATGGACGAGATTCGCAATGCGGTTGGCTCGGATCCGGAAAAGAACTTCTGAATTGGTGACCTGTAGTTACATTTTTGGTTCACCCTAAGGTTCATTAcccgcacacaaacacacacacaggcaaacACGCACAGGTGCAATACATATGCGTTTATCCCACACCCATAGGCGATGCAATAATTGATTGTGTTATCTTCTGGGCCGCAGCTGGGTTGTTACTCACCCGAGTCCGTGTACCAGCTGCCTGCATGGGTTGCTCTTCTGGCCGACATTTTGTGCGAGATCCCTAATCGGTCTGTTTAGTTAGTAAGAGCTATTAACTGGCCGTTACTTGTAGAAAAAACGAGTTCTTTGTTATTGGTACAGCAGTGTGACCGTCGTCTTGTTTTTGAAATAAACACGTTCTCTGGATTCGCTGATCAGCGGTCACACTTCTTCAGGGCTGCATTAAGTACTTAaatatcgttttttttttggtataatCATATATACCATTAatacttttttattattctaaataataaatcacacaaataaaatacaatacataagGTAacgtaattttatttaagtgttgttttttattaatttccatAAATGAAATCGCATAACATATACAACTGAAACTCACGGAAGTCGAAAGTCGGAATTCTGCAATACCAACATTTCAAACTATACCATAATTCTTGCAGTTTGCCTGCGCGCACCGAGGTATTTTCGAACGACCCGTGTGCGGTCACACTGTTCGCATAGCGTCATTGCTGTACTAAAACCTAAAAATCCGCCGTGTTCGTATTCCGCCATTTTGAAAGCTGCGAGTGGAATTTGGACGCGTTGCTGGTAAATTAATTGTGGGAAAACTGCCCAAAAAGTGCATAAAATTTGTGAAAAGTGGTCGGCAACGGTGCATGAGACCCGCCGCCAAGTGTTTGTCCCCGAAAATTGTGTGTGGCCGCGTTTTTGGCACGTGAATTTCTTGCCCAATTGTGAACtcgcaaaaaaagaaaaagaaaagagagaaGAAAACCGACGCCGCCGTCGCCGCCGCCACAAAGGAATAGGCGAATAAGCGAGAgaaaaaaaggcgaaaacGAGAGCTGAAAATCAAATTGTGCGCCGCTGATTGCGTTTCAGCTATTTAATAATACCACAATCGAAAATCCGCGGCAGCGGCGATTTTTCCACGGATTACTACACCATATATTTCCCATTTGCCTTTCCGTTTGCAACGAGTGTGCGCCTGtgcctgtgtgcgtgcgtgtgtgtgagtgtgcgatAAACGTGTACAAGAAAAATTTAAACGTGCAGAATTCTGATGAATTTTAAAGCGGAACTGCTATTGCCTGTATAGGTGATGcgggtgtgcgtgtgtgggtacgcacacacacatgaccAAGTATTGTTGCGGTTTAATGCAAAAGTCGAgtgagtgcgtgtgtgagtgagtgagagagagagagagagagcaatgCCTGCCATATTCTAtgcaaaacataaataaaattgtgcAATAATTTCcccgcacacgcacacagccaCAGATACATACACTCTCtttgtaatttatatttttttccgcCCGCCTAGTGACAATACACACGCAAGGTTCACTGCGCAACGTCCCCCTTTTCTCAAGCACCCCCCTTTTGCCCACGCCACTGCAACATGCTGTCTCATCGTTGTTGTTTTGCCGCCGCCACATTTGGTGcgacagagagagaaagagcgagCTAGCGCGAGTGCAAGAGAAAGGGTGGGAGGGAGAGGCCAAAAGCAACGAGTTTGAAAACCAACTAAAGCCTCATGTTGACACATTTCAACCGGGAGTTTTCGTTCTTTCGCTCGGATTAAAAGCCTTTAAAGGGTGAAAGTGCTGCTTATCGTTTCTTCTTCGCGAACTAAAGCTTTAAAAGTATAAATAGCTTTTATTTCCTGCGCCCGCATATTGATTGCAAATTACAAGCGCACACACTTACTCAACAACCGTTGcgattgtttgtttgtgtgtgtttatgcCGATTTGAATACACAACCAAGTGAAAAAGTTTGATCAACTTACGAATGTCCATTCAAATTGATGCTTGTTTCTAGTTTTCTTACAATTTTTGCGCTTGTCGTGTTTTTGTCATAGCTTCTTCTATCTCTATCGctctctctcttctctcttgtTCGTTCGCCCTTTCACTGTTCGACGTGCCTGTACCcatcacacacatacaaacgTATACgtcatacacacacacacacgcacacatgaaGAGGCAGACAGACAAGCAACTCTGGGCTCCCCCCTCCCTAAACCTCTCCCCTCCCAGCCACATACTGCCGCACTTGCAACGGGAATGTTGTTGGTATTGCTCGCAGTGCTCAAAACTCCGAAGAGGATTACAAatggtgtttttgtttttgcccaaAAACGGAAATACAGACAAACTTCTGCCACATAAAGAGTTCAAATTATAGCGACTGTTAGTTGTTTAGTCATTTGTTGTATTCCCCGCAACTTTTTGCGCACTTTTGGGGTATCTAGACTGATTACAAACCCTTAAAAGCAGCAGgcacaattgaaattattgattgccttaaagttaaagttaattgCGGTTATGAAATTTTTGGCTAATTGTTCGTCATTGGGCAAAAATGAAATGCTGAGGAATTTGCTTTATAAAAACACTTAAATTTATAGTTATTAGCCACTGAATTTGTATTGCAGTCGTTAAGAATTCTTCCTACCCAATGTAGTTTTCGCTAtagaataaatagaaatatgGAAATATGTGGCAGAGAGAGCC harbors:
- the CG8031 gene encoding uncharacterized protein, with the translated sequence MSARRATHAGSWYTDSGAELSRQLDRWLGAADLSHGPARAIIAPHAGYTYCGACAAFAYRQVSPVVVKRIFILGPSHHVRLRGCALSVAKKYRTPLYDLKIDAQINSELEKTGKFSWMDMKTDEDEHSIEMHLPYIAKVMEDYKDQFTIVPILVGSLNPEQEAQYGSLLSSYLMDPTNLFVISSDFCHWGHRFSYTYYDSSCGAIHKSIEKLDKQGMDIIESLNPHSFTEYLRKYNNTICGRHPIGVMLGAVKALQDQGYDKMSFKFLKYAQSSQCQDIEDSSVSYASGSLVFEM
- the CG11656 gene encoding uncharacterized protein, encoding METDKEKQSDELMNRIRNELTAILSQEAADDSDKEASQELLLSPNPLPIFGPIRKTRKAKSRSSKKNNSKASSSSAGSTKSSSSGTRSSEDRLTGGGAQEKPSDPVSTSSSYSLRSGYDAPPVEASARADFLESQAAKSIDEDVRKMQLELKQSYELFQGIGEKLESVSFTGLKDRIRDLHLNESNNELGKATTAELQMMFDQRFLQNRLDKLSTDATQGFRRHPGEFGDIPELSTFFQACTQLERGLDALRQQRRRNSELEKRLCWATEIAYDRMDEIRNAVGSDPEKNF